In a genomic window of Candidatus Neptunochlamydia vexilliferae:
- a CDS encoding transposase, whose product MTCGTWAITYYHQFLGSVIAHPDKKEVIPLCPEPIMKEDGSSKNDCERNASERFLLDFRKEHPHLPVILVEDALAANGPHLKLLTKLNISFITVVKPDGNRNLFDWVNTFNWDQEGNKNKNQGEHFFVCKDLKTHKFRFVNGAPLNDAHADFKVNFLEYWVTDKKGKTYHNTWVTDTQINKENAYDIARGGRARWHIENETFNTLKNQGYQFGHNFGHGNKNLTTNLAMIMMLAFLIDEAEKICCTLFQGALKAEHSRKMYLWETIRAFFRTYIIPSWKLLYEAIMAGNQRAIPILNSS is encoded by the coding sequence ATGACTTGCGGAACATGGGCTATAACATACTACCATCAGTTTTTGGGTTCAGTTATTGCTCATCCAGACAAAAAAGAAGTGATTCCTCTTTGCCCAGAGCCAATTATGAAAGAAGATGGTTCGTCAAAAAATGACTGTGAAAGGAATGCAAGTGAGAGGTTTCTTTTAGACTTTAGAAAAGAGCACCCCCACTTGCCTGTTATTCTGGTAGAAGATGCACTGGCTGCAAATGGTCCCCATCTAAAGTTACTAACAAAGCTAAATATTAGCTTTATTACGGTAGTAAAACCCGATGGCAATCGAAACTTATTTGATTGGGTAAATACCTTTAACTGGGACCAAGAAGGTAATAAGAACAAAAACCAGGGGGAGCATTTTTTTGTCTGCAAAGACCTAAAAACGCATAAGTTTAGGTTTGTCAATGGAGCTCCACTAAACGATGCACATGCAGATTTCAAAGTGAACTTCTTAGAGTATTGGGTCACAGATAAAAAAGGGAAAACTTACCATAACACCTGGGTCACAGATACTCAGATCAACAAAGAAAATGCCTATGATATTGCCCGAGGAGGTAGAGCTAGATGGCATATTGAGAACGAGACATTTAACACGCTCAAAAATCAGGGTTACCAATTTGGGCATAATTTTGGACACGGAAATAAAAACCTAACCACTAACCTTGCAATGATCATGATGTTAGCGTTTCTGATAGATGAAGCGGAGAAGATATGTTGCACATTATTTCAAGGAGCCTTAAAGGCTGAGCACTCAAGAAAAATGTACCTCTGGGAAACAATTAGGGCGTTTTTTAGAACCTATATTATCCCTTCTTGGAAGCTTCTATACGAAGCAATTATGGCAGGTAATCAGCGAGCCATCCCCATATTGAACTCCTCTTAA
- the traC gene encoding type IV secretion system protein TraC translates to MKLKRRIAQLFGDDSSDTMELKKESVSRTFLQKSHFQELLPYRLYSEERGIYENEHSFGFTFEVNPLPFAAQNTEEEMASLIKALYMQGASCQFLLFADPFIDPILDVWSEPRKKGHPIFKKITEKKKQFFQHESLSPNPIVPVPPRNFRLFFSYSIPKGERSEVESLLRKLESFKKKAFSTFSRLSYAVDASPTHLIQILTHLTSIDQTTESRAPKTLHPHSFLNEEVGALGALEIEPKGLSLHSEGETYFKMYQTLDLPEEWELPFNSELLGDFLDHSYRIPTPFFIHYGIHYPTQRKEELSLRSKSALLKQQFRLAGVFKKNPHLMRESEEHDFVFQSLNSGEKFVKTRFNIGLYGSLEKFPDAESTLVALYQKYGFKLQETNFFHLDDLIRSLPMGWGETPNLEGIKKTRKTKTTLTEETARFAPIVSEWKGNSTQGMPLIGRRGQMAFWDPFTSASNYNGVVIGASGSGKTVFLAELMLNQMAIGGRVFVLDLGRSFEKLCHLLDGQYLFFTKESNLNLNPFALIQTDGDMEALDAALNMVSSIIATMAMPMEKIDGDRVNILNKCVREAWRLKGKKATVDDIITILKAIHYDSELMKGATESLIDRLQRYSSTGEYKNFFYGENQVHFDSNFVVIETEELKNMGDLQAVILQIFSLMISTEVFMGDREKRSLICIDEAWDLLKSPQMEGFIESMARRLRKYNGSLFVGTQGLKDFECSPGAAAAFKNSNWLIMLGRDSDSLNVIREKKIFELSNGVEQMLNSLRKGDGYSEAFIYDKGYGSFSLSQLRLDPFSLLLFSTKPEEFGPVMELKKQGFSIEEAIEWMLENKQKVNYLRSRGLSIEQTIKQLKNQPLKDTQ, encoded by the coding sequence TTGAAACTTAAAAGAAGAATAGCTCAACTATTTGGGGATGATTCCTCTGACACTATGGAGCTTAAGAAGGAAAGTGTCTCAAGGACCTTTTTGCAAAAAAGCCATTTCCAAGAGCTTCTACCCTATAGACTCTACTCAGAAGAAAGAGGCATCTACGAAAATGAGCACTCCTTTGGTTTTACCTTTGAGGTTAATCCTCTTCCCTTTGCAGCCCAAAACACCGAAGAAGAAATGGCCTCCCTGATAAAAGCCCTCTACATGCAGGGAGCCTCCTGTCAGTTTCTCCTTTTTGCAGACCCCTTCATTGACCCCATTCTCGATGTTTGGTCAGAGCCTCGAAAAAAGGGACACCCCATCTTCAAAAAGATCACCGAAAAGAAAAAACAGTTTTTTCAACACGAATCTCTTTCTCCTAATCCCATCGTTCCTGTCCCTCCAAGAAATTTTCGTCTCTTTTTTTCCTATAGCATTCCAAAAGGGGAGCGGTCCGAAGTAGAAAGCCTCTTAAGAAAACTCGAAAGCTTTAAGAAAAAAGCCTTTTCCACCTTTTCAAGACTTTCCTACGCAGTCGATGCCTCACCCACCCATCTCATTCAGATCCTCACCCACTTAACAAGTATCGATCAAACAACAGAATCTCGAGCCCCAAAGACCCTCCACCCTCATAGCTTCTTAAACGAAGAAGTCGGCGCACTTGGAGCTTTAGAGATCGAGCCCAAAGGTCTCTCCCTCCACAGTGAAGGAGAAACCTACTTTAAAATGTATCAGACACTGGATCTTCCCGAAGAGTGGGAGCTTCCCTTTAATTCAGAACTTCTTGGAGACTTTTTAGATCATTCCTACCGTATTCCCACCCCTTTTTTCATCCATTATGGGATCCATTATCCCACTCAGAGAAAAGAGGAGCTAAGCCTTCGCTCCAAGTCAGCCCTTTTAAAACAACAATTTCGACTTGCGGGAGTTTTTAAAAAGAATCCCCACCTCATGAGAGAGTCAGAAGAGCATGATTTTGTTTTCCAATCACTCAATTCAGGGGAGAAATTTGTCAAAACCCGCTTCAACATCGGGCTCTATGGCAGTCTAGAAAAATTTCCTGATGCGGAATCCACCCTTGTTGCCCTCTATCAGAAGTATGGGTTTAAGCTCCAGGAGACAAACTTTTTCCATTTAGATGATCTCATTCGTTCCCTTCCGATGGGATGGGGAGAAACTCCCAACCTAGAAGGAATCAAAAAAACTCGAAAGACCAAAACAACCTTGACAGAAGAGACAGCTCGTTTTGCCCCCATCGTCTCAGAATGGAAAGGAAACAGCACCCAAGGGATGCCCCTCATCGGAAGAAGAGGGCAGATGGCTTTTTGGGATCCCTTCACCTCTGCCAGTAACTACAACGGGGTAGTCATCGGAGCCTCAGGATCCGGAAAGACCGTCTTTCTAGCCGAGTTGATGCTCAACCAAATGGCGATTGGAGGACGGGTATTTGTTCTAGACCTTGGCCGCTCCTTTGAAAAGCTCTGCCACCTTTTAGATGGGCAATACCTCTTCTTTACCAAGGAGAGCAACTTAAACCTTAACCCTTTTGCTCTTATCCAGACAGATGGAGATATGGAAGCTCTAGATGCAGCGCTTAATATGGTCTCCTCCATTATTGCCACAATGGCCATGCCCATGGAAAAAATCGATGGAGATCGGGTTAACATCTTAAACAAATGTGTTCGAGAAGCCTGGAGGCTCAAAGGAAAGAAGGCAACCGTCGATGACATCATCACCATCTTAAAAGCAATCCACTATGACTCTGAGCTCATGAAAGGAGCCACTGAAAGTCTTATCGACCGTCTCCAAAGATATTCTTCAACAGGGGAATACAAAAACTTCTTCTATGGAGAAAATCAGGTCCACTTCGACAGTAATTTTGTTGTCATTGAAACTGAAGAGCTCAAAAATATGGGAGATCTTCAAGCCGTGATCCTCCAAATTTTCTCCCTCATGATCTCCACGGAAGTTTTCATGGGAGACCGAGAAAAAAGAAGTCTCATCTGTATCGATGAGGCTTGGGATCTCCTTAAAAGCCCCCAAATGGAAGGATTTATCGAAAGTATGGCCCGTCGGCTTAGGAAGTACAATGGCTCTTTATTTGTCGGAACCCAAGGGCTCAAAGACTTCGAGTGCTCCCCAGGAGCTGCAGCAGCCTTTAAAAACTCCAATTGGCTCATCATGCTAGGAAGAGACAGCGACTCCCTCAACGTCATCCGTGAAAAAAAGATCTTTGAGCTCTCAAATGGAGTCGAGCAGATGCTCAACTCTCTCCGTAAAGGAGACGGCTACTCCGAAGCCTTCATCTACGATAAAGGGTACGGATCATTTTCTCTTTCCCAACTCCGGCTTGATCCCTTCTCCCTCCTCCTCTTTTCCACAAAACCCGAGGAATTTGGTCCTGTCATGGAGCTCAAAAAGCAAGGGTTTTCCATTGAAGAAGCCATTGAATGGATGCTTGAAAACAAACAAAAGGTAAATTACCTCCGCTCTAGAGGACTCTCAATCGAGCAGACAATCAAGCAATTAAAAAATCAGCCACTAAAGGATACACAATGA